From Domibacillus sp. DTU_2020_1001157_1_SI_ALB_TIR_016, a single genomic window includes:
- a CDS encoding DUF402 domain-containing protein has product MEIPAEGESVQIHSYKHNGHIHRVWEETVVVKATENIVIGGNDRTIVTESDGRTWVTREPAICYFHTRKWFNVIGMLRADGIHFYCNISSPFVFDQGALKYIDYDLDVKVFPDMTYILLDEDEYRQHSREMNYPEVIDKILRRNMDHLLYLIEQKKGPFSPGFIERWYGKYSQLCR; this is encoded by the coding sequence ATGGAGATTCCTGCAGAAGGTGAATCGGTTCAGATTCACAGCTACAAGCACAATGGCCACATTCATCGGGTGTGGGAAGAAACAGTTGTCGTAAAAGCAACTGAAAATATTGTAATCGGCGGAAATGATCGGACGATTGTAACAGAATCAGACGGACGTACGTGGGTCACCCGCGAGCCGGCGATTTGTTACTTTCACACACGAAAATGGTTTAATGTGATTGGGATGCTGCGTGCAGATGGTATTCACTTCTATTGCAACATCAGTTCACCATTCGTATTTGACCAGGGAGCGCTCAAGTATATTGACTATGATCTTGACGTAAAGGTTTTTCCCGATATGACGTACATTCTGCTGGATGAAGATGAGTACCGACAGCATAGCCGTGAAATGAATTATCCGGAAGTGATCGATAAAATCCTGCGGCGGAATATGGACCATCTGCTTTATTTGATTGAGCAGAAAAAAGGCCCTTTTTCTCCTGGATTTATTGAACGCTGGTACGGGAAATATTCTCAGCTGTGCCGTTAA
- the mutY gene encoding A/G-specific adenine glycosylase — protein MPENSALQNINTKKFQQDLVGWYEAEKRDLPWRRERDPYKIWVSEIMLQQTRVDTVIPYFNRFMEQFPTVESLASADEDAIMKAWEGLGYYSRVRNLQSAVKEVAERYGGTVPSDRDEFLSLKGVGPYTGGAVLSIAYGLPEPAVDGNVMRVLSRILTIWDDIAKPSTRKVFEEAVRHLIYKEDPSSFNQALMELGAMICTPSSPSCLLCPVQNHCQAFEEGVQRELPVKTRKKSDKKVRMGALVLQAPDGTVLIEKRPESGLLAKLWQFPNMELPVGINPRGALASYMETEYGMTVQIDPEKVTDITHVFTHLTWEIDVYVGTVDVKVQKDRTAFVPAHEVETYAFPVSHQKIWKHVKGLD, from the coding sequence TTGCCGGAAAACAGTGCACTACAGAATATAAACACCAAGAAATTTCAACAGGATTTAGTCGGCTGGTATGAAGCAGAAAAGCGCGATCTCCCATGGCGGCGCGAGCGTGATCCTTATAAAATATGGGTATCCGAAATTATGCTTCAGCAAACAAGAGTGGATACCGTTATTCCATACTTTAACCGGTTTATGGAACAATTCCCAACTGTTGAATCACTGGCATCGGCAGACGAAGATGCCATTATGAAAGCATGGGAAGGGCTTGGGTATTACTCACGTGTTCGCAACTTGCAATCAGCCGTTAAGGAAGTAGCAGAGCGCTATGGCGGTACAGTGCCGTCTGACAGGGATGAATTTTTGTCCCTAAAAGGCGTAGGACCTTACACGGGCGGTGCAGTGCTGAGCATTGCGTATGGACTTCCTGAGCCGGCAGTAGACGGAAATGTCATGCGGGTGCTTTCCCGTATTTTAACGATATGGGATGATATCGCTAAGCCGTCGACACGCAAAGTGTTCGAAGAAGCCGTTCGCCACTTAATATATAAAGAAGATCCCTCTTCCTTTAACCAAGCATTGATGGAGCTTGGCGCCATGATTTGCACTCCTTCATCACCATCCTGCTTATTATGCCCCGTTCAAAATCATTGCCAGGCATTTGAGGAAGGGGTTCAGCGTGAGCTGCCAGTAAAGACAAGGAAGAAATCAGATAAGAAAGTCCGGATGGGCGCTCTTGTTCTGCAGGCACCGGACGGAACGGTTCTAATTGAAAAAAGACCGGAAAGCGGTCTGTTAGCAAAATTGTGGCAGTTTCCAAATATGGAGCTGCCTGTGGGAATCAATCCGCGCGGGGCACTGGCTTCCTATATGGAAACGGAATATGGAATGACCGTTCAGATCGATCCGGAAAAAGTAACAGACATTACCCATGTTTTTACCCATTTAACGTGGGAAATCGATGTGTATGTAGGAACAGTCGATGTAAAAGTACAAAAAGACCGAACGGCATTTGTGCCGGCTCACGAGGTAGAAACTTACGCGTTTCCTGTTTCTCATCAAAAAATTTGGAAGCACGTGAAAGGACTGGACTAA
- a CDS encoding gamma-type small acid-soluble spore protein has protein sequence MPNKRNKTVAGTDVNVVKKQNAASAQGQGQQYGEEFASETNVQEVQKQNAKSAARKKNSTTNG, from the coding sequence ATGCCAAACAAGCGTAATAAAACAGTAGCCGGCACAGACGTAAACGTAGTGAAAAAGCAAAACGCTGCATCTGCTCAAGGTCAAGGTCAGCAGTATGGAGAAGAGTTTGCTTCTGAAACAAATGTGCAGGAAGTACAAAAACAAAACGCTAAATCTGCAGCACGCAAGAAAAACTCCACAACAAACGGCTAA
- the bcp gene encoding thioredoxin-dependent thiol peroxidase — MSNLIGKPAPAFELPDQDGGMVDLAGLAGKNVVLYFYPKDMTPGCTTEACDFRDQNSLFAQYDTVVIGVSSDPAARHQKFIEKHQLPFTLLADEKQEAAEKYGVWTLKKNFGKEYMGIERSTFLINKEGIVVKEWRKVRVKGHVEEVLAAVKELS; from the coding sequence ATGTCCAATTTAATAGGGAAGCCCGCTCCAGCTTTTGAGCTGCCGGACCAGGATGGCGGGATGGTAGACCTTGCCGGCTTAGCAGGGAAGAATGTAGTGCTTTATTTTTATCCGAAAGATATGACGCCCGGGTGTACAACCGAAGCATGTGATTTTCGGGATCAAAACAGTTTATTTGCCCAGTACGATACGGTCGTGATCGGTGTGAGTTCGGATCCGGCTGCGCGGCATCAAAAATTTATTGAGAAGCACCAGCTGCCTTTTACGCTGCTTGCAGATGAAAAACAAGAAGCAGCAGAGAAATATGGTGTCTGGACGCTTAAAAAAAATTTCGGCAAGGAATATATGGGTATCGAACGCTCTACCTTCTTGATTAATAAAGAAGGCATAGTTGTAAAAGAATGGCGGAAAGTGCGTGTAAAAGGGCATGTAGAAGAAGTACTGGCGGCTGTGAAAGAGTTGAGCTAA
- a CDS encoding glutamate-1-semialdehyde 2,1-aminomutase produces the protein MNFSKSEALHEEALKHIVGGVNSPSRSYKAVGGGSPVAMKRGAGARFWDVDGNEYIDYLAAYGPIITGHAHPHITEAITKAAQNGVLFGTPTEHEVTFAKKLKKAMPALDKVRFVNSGTEAVMTTIRVARAYTKRDKIIKFAGCYHGHSDLVLVAAGSGPSTLGTPDSAGVPKSIAQEVITVPFNETEPLKEALEKWGDNVAAVMIEPIVGNFGIVEPKPGFLEEVKRLTHEAGSLLIFDEVISAFRFMYGGAQDLLSVTPDLTALGKIIGGGLPIGAYGGRADIMEEVAPLGPAYQAGTMAGNPASMLSGIACLEVIEQEGVYEQLDRLGAMLEAGLLQAAAKSNVPITINRLKGALTVYFTDQKVVNYEQAEATDGGQFAKFFKEMLHRGINLAPSKYEAWFLTTAHTEEDIQTTIKAAEEAFAALS, from the coding sequence ATGAATTTTTCAAAATCAGAAGCGCTTCATGAAGAAGCACTCAAACATATTGTCGGCGGCGTAAATAGTCCGTCCCGCTCTTACAAAGCGGTAGGCGGAGGGTCGCCTGTTGCCATGAAACGCGGTGCCGGCGCCCGATTTTGGGATGTAGATGGAAATGAATACATTGACTATTTAGCGGCCTATGGACCGATTATTACCGGACATGCCCACCCGCATATTACCGAAGCCATTACGAAAGCGGCACAAAACGGTGTTCTCTTTGGTACCCCAACCGAGCATGAAGTAACGTTTGCTAAGAAGCTGAAGAAGGCAATGCCCGCACTGGATAAGGTACGGTTTGTAAACAGCGGTACGGAAGCAGTTATGACGACGATTCGTGTGGCGCGTGCTTATACGAAACGCGATAAAATCATCAAATTTGCCGGTTGCTATCATGGCCACTCCGACCTTGTTCTTGTTGCAGCCGGAAGCGGACCGTCTACACTGGGTACGCCTGATTCTGCCGGTGTACCAAAAAGTATTGCGCAGGAAGTCATTACCGTCCCATTTAATGAAACCGAACCATTAAAAGAAGCACTCGAAAAATGGGGCGACAATGTAGCAGCCGTTATGATCGAGCCGATCGTCGGCAATTTCGGCATCGTTGAACCGAAACCAGGCTTTTTAGAAGAAGTTAAACGGCTCACCCACGAAGCCGGCTCATTGCTTATTTTTGACGAAGTTATCTCTGCTTTCCGCTTTATGTATGGCGGCGCGCAGGATTTACTCAGCGTTACACCGGATTTAACAGCGCTTGGGAAAATTATCGGCGGCGGCCTGCCAATCGGCGCTTACGGCGGACGAGCTGATATTATGGAAGAAGTAGCACCACTTGGACCGGCTTATCAGGCAGGAACGATGGCTGGAAATCCCGCTTCCATGCTGTCTGGTATTGCGTGTCTGGAAGTGATTGAGCAGGAAGGCGTTTACGAGCAGCTGGACCGCCTTGGTGCAATGCTTGAAGCAGGACTTCTTCAGGCAGCAGCAAAGTCCAATGTCCCTATCACCATTAACCGTTTAAAAGGTGCTTTGACTGTTTACTTTACTGATCAAAAAGTCGTAAATTACGAGCAGGCAGAAGCAACAGACGGCGGGCAGTTCGCTAAGTTTTTCAAGGAAATGCTGCACCGTGGCATTAATCTTGCTCCGTCTAAATATGAAGCCTGGTTCCTGACGACAGCCCACACAGAAGAAGATATTCAAACGACCATAAAAGCGGCGGAAGAAGCCTTCGCTGCACTGTCTTAA
- the fabL gene encoding enoyl-[acyl-carrier-protein] reductase FabL encodes MKTALVTGSSRGVGKAIAIALAKQGYDIVVNYARSKTAAEETAKEIELLGRRALVIKANVGDTAKIKAMFETIAQEFGRLDLFINNAASGVQRPIMELEEKHWDWTMDINSKALLFCAQEAATLMEKSGGGSIVSISSLGSIRYLKNYTAVGVSKAAMEALTRYLSVELAPKNIVVNAVSGGAIDTDALKHFSNRDEILADARENTPAGRIVEMDDIVQTVLFLASPGAFMIRGQTIIVDGGRSLLV; translated from the coding sequence ATGAAAACAGCTCTTGTAACAGGATCAAGCCGAGGCGTCGGCAAAGCTATTGCCATTGCGCTTGCAAAGCAGGGATATGATATCGTGGTAAACTACGCTCGCAGCAAAACGGCGGCGGAAGAAACCGCAAAAGAAATCGAATTGCTTGGGCGCCGGGCTTTGGTTATTAAAGCAAATGTAGGAGATACAGCAAAAATCAAAGCCATGTTTGAAACGATTGCGCAGGAATTCGGCCGATTAGATCTTTTTATTAACAACGCTGCCTCCGGTGTGCAGCGCCCGATTATGGAGCTTGAAGAAAAGCATTGGGACTGGACGATGGACATTAACAGCAAGGCTCTTTTATTTTGTGCGCAGGAAGCGGCAACATTAATGGAAAAAAGCGGCGGCGGTTCCATTGTCAGCATCAGCTCGCTCGGATCGATTCGCTACTTGAAAAACTACACAGCAGTCGGTGTATCAAAAGCGGCAATGGAGGCGCTGACCCGTTATCTGTCTGTGGAACTGGCGCCAAAGAATATCGTGGTAAATGCGGTATCAGGCGGAGCGATTGACACGGACGCTTTAAAGCACTTTTCAAACCGTGATGAAATTTTGGCAGACGCCAGGGAAAACACACCAGCCGGACGTATTGTCGAAATGGATGATATCGTGCAAACCGTCTTGTTTTTAGCATCGCCAGGCGCCTTTATGATCCGCGGGCAAACAATTATTGTGGACGGCGGCCGCTCACTTCTTGTTTAA
- a CDS encoding ABC transporter ATP-binding protein, which translates to MDVIKRYMHFVKPYKWQIAGTLIIGILKFGIPLLLPILIKYVIDDIIGGSMSAAEKKEQLYLVIGLMLVLFIIVRYPVEYYRQYFAQWTGSKILYDIRDQLFAHIQKLSFKYYANTRAGEVISRVINDVEQTKNFVITGLMNVWLDAATIVIAAIIMMTMDVKLTLVALVVFPFYGLSVKYFFGNLRRLTRARSQALAEVQSHLHERVQGMPVIKSFAIEPVEQERFQKHNQNFLQKALDQTAWNAKAFAVVNTLTDIAPLLVIGYAGLQVIDGNLTVGTMAAFIAYIDRLYNPLRRLVNSSTTLTQSIASMDRVFELLDEKYDITDKEGAVECQNVKGDILFEHVNFRYDEKEELVLRDIDLHVKAGETIALVGMSGGGKSSLVSLIPRFYDVTGGRILLDGTDIRDFKVRSLRDKIGMVLQDNILFSDSVRENILLGRPDATEEEVVEAAKAANAHDFITALPNGYETKVGERGVKLSGGQKQRVAIARVFLKNPPLLILDEATSALDLESEHLIQEAVEALAKTRTTFIVAHRLSTITHADRIILIEHGEVVEDGSHDELMKKQGGYWKLFQVQQLNQ; encoded by the coding sequence ATGGATGTAATTAAACGGTATATGCATTTTGTCAAACCATACAAATGGCAGATAGCCGGCACACTGATCATCGGTATATTAAAATTTGGGATACCGCTTTTGCTGCCTATACTCATTAAATACGTAATTGATGATATTATTGGCGGCTCGATGAGTGCCGCCGAGAAAAAGGAACAGCTTTACCTGGTGATTGGACTTATGCTCGTTTTGTTTATCATTGTTCGTTATCCGGTGGAATATTACCGGCAGTACTTTGCCCAGTGGACAGGAAGCAAAATATTATACGATATCCGTGACCAGCTGTTTGCGCATATTCAAAAGCTCAGCTTTAAATACTATGCCAACACACGCGCAGGCGAAGTGATTTCACGTGTGATCAATGATGTGGAGCAGACAAAAAACTTCGTAATTACCGGCTTGATGAACGTCTGGCTGGATGCAGCGACCATCGTGATCGCTGCCATTATTATGATGACAATGGATGTAAAGTTAACGCTGGTGGCGCTTGTTGTGTTCCCGTTTTACGGACTGAGCGTAAAGTATTTCTTTGGCAATCTGCGCCGTCTTACACGTGCCCGCTCACAGGCGCTCGCCGAGGTGCAAAGTCATTTGCATGAGCGTGTGCAGGGAATGCCGGTTATTAAAAGCTTTGCTATAGAGCCGGTGGAACAGGAGCGTTTTCAAAAGCACAATCAAAACTTTTTGCAAAAAGCGCTTGATCAAACAGCCTGGAATGCCAAAGCGTTTGCCGTTGTGAATACCTTGACTGATATCGCGCCGCTTTTAGTCATAGGATATGCCGGCCTGCAGGTGATTGATGGAAACTTAACCGTCGGAACAATGGCGGCTTTTATTGCTTATATTGATCGCTTATACAACCCGCTGCGCCGTCTTGTGAATTCATCCACTACGCTCACACAATCCATTGCATCAATGGACCGTGTATTCGAGCTTCTCGATGAAAAGTATGATATTACCGATAAAGAAGGCGCGGTGGAATGCCAAAATGTAAAAGGCGATATTCTATTTGAACATGTGAACTTTCGGTACGATGAGAAAGAAGAGCTCGTTTTAAGGGATATAGATCTCCATGTAAAAGCAGGAGAAACGATTGCCCTTGTTGGTATGAGCGGCGGCGGCAAGTCATCTCTTGTCAGCCTGATTCCCCGTTTTTACGATGTAACAGGCGGCCGTATATTACTCGACGGTACAGATATTCGAGATTTTAAAGTGCGCTCTCTTCGCGATAAAATCGGCATGGTGCTGCAGGATAATATTTTGTTCAGCGACTCAGTCCGGGAAAATATTTTGCTTGGACGCCCCGATGCGACGGAGGAAGAGGTCGTAGAAGCGGCTAAAGCAGCCAATGCGCATGATTTTATTACGGCACTGCCAAACGGCTACGAAACAAAAGTCGGTGAACGTGGTGTAAAACTGTCTGGAGGCCAAAAGCAGCGTGTTGCAATCGCGCGTGTGTTTTTAAAAAATCCGCCGCTGCTTATTTTAGATGAAGCAACATCCGCTCTTGATTTGGAAAGCGAGCATTTAATTCAGGAAGCGGTTGAAGCGCTGGCAAAAACAAGGACCACCTTTATTGTAGCGCATAGATTGTCGACGATTACTCATGCAGACCGCATTATTTTAATTGAACACGGTGAAGTGGTCGAAGACGGCTCGCACGATGAGCTGATGAAAAAACAAGGCGGTTACTGGAAGCTGTTCCAAGTTCAGCAATTAAACCAATAA
- a CDS encoding FUSC family protein yields the protein MKLGARIFKTGIAIVLALYLAEWLNLPSPVLAGIAAIFAIQPNIYRSYLTVIEQIQANIIGAVLAILFVLVFGNHIIIVGMAVIIAIILLLKFKLEKSIPIALVTIVAIMEVQNDQFVQFSMIRMFNISIGVLSSFLVNLIFLPPQYETKLFSLINQLNEDVLKWIRITSRNASESYLLKKDIIRQREKLIKIDNMFLLYKEDRTTPLKKNLRAKQRKIVLYRKLILTTRRSMDILQRLNQYENELHHLNPQLLRTMQDHLDCLVSYHEHLLLRFVGKAKTTETSEELFEPCMNRDEFMHMFTDEIYKNNSDEITSSIHLLHIVSSILEYGEKLEHLDHLMTSFYKYHTDDEAPEYEEE from the coding sequence ATGAAGCTTGGTGCCCGCATATTCAAAACGGGAATTGCTATTGTACTGGCTCTTTACCTCGCAGAGTGGCTTAACCTGCCGTCGCCGGTCTTAGCAGGAATTGCTGCGATATTTGCTATCCAGCCGAATATTTACAGATCTTATTTAACCGTCATTGAACAAATTCAAGCGAATATTATCGGGGCTGTTCTGGCTATCCTTTTTGTCCTTGTTTTTGGCAACCATATTATTATTGTCGGTATGGCCGTTATCATCGCTATTATTTTATTGCTTAAATTTAAGCTTGAGAAATCTATTCCAATCGCTCTTGTAACCATCGTCGCCATTATGGAAGTGCAAAATGACCAGTTCGTCCAGTTTTCCATGATTCGCATGTTTAATATTTCAATCGGTGTTTTATCTTCTTTTTTAGTGAACCTGATTTTTCTGCCGCCGCAGTACGAAACAAAGCTGTTTTCATTAATTAATCAATTGAATGAAGACGTCTTGAAATGGATTCGTATTACGTCACGGAACGCATCTGAGTCATATTTATTAAAAAAAGATATTATCAGACAGCGTGAAAAGTTAATTAAAATCGATAATATGTTCTTACTTTATAAAGAAGACCGGACGACACCGCTGAAGAAAAATCTTCGCGCAAAGCAGCGGAAAATCGTTCTGTACCGGAAATTGATTTTAACAACACGACGGAGTATGGATATTCTGCAGCGGCTCAACCAGTATGAAAATGAACTTCACCATTTAAATCCTCAACTGCTGCGTACGATGCAGGATCATCTTGACTGTCTTGTTAGCTATCATGAGCACCTGCTTCTCCGGTTTGTCGGCAAAGCAAAAACTACGGAAACATCAGAGGAACTGTTTGAACCATGTATGAACCGCGATGAATTTATGCACATGTTCACAGATGAAATTTACAAAAATAATTCGGATGAAATTACCTCTTCCATCCACCTTCTTCATATTGTTTCTTCGATTTTGGAGTATGGCGAAAAGCTTGAGCATCTCGATCATCTGATGACAAGCTTTTATAAGTACCATACAGATGATGAAGCACCGGAGTACGAAGAAGAATAA